One region of Maylandia zebra isolate NMK-2024a linkage group LG10, Mzebra_GT3a, whole genome shotgun sequence genomic DNA includes:
- the LOC101471856 gene encoding heart- and neural crest derivatives-expressed protein 1 yields MNLIGGYQHHHHLMHEPFPFVQRCHQDAPYFQSWVVNHGEVPPDFQIQAPYPAAELGAPGTTHDARLEGLQAGMGKRRASGPKKERRRTESINTAFAELRECIPNVPADTKLSKIKTLRLATSYIAYLMDVLAKDSGETEGFKAEIKKFENRDLKRKRELTDGLPESLGAEKKVKGRTGWPQQVWALELNQ; encoded by the exons ATGAACCTCATCGGGGGTTACCAGCATCACCACCACCTGATGCACGAACCCTTCCCTTTCGTCCAGCGGTGTCATCAGGATGCACCGTACTTCCAGAGCTGGGTGGTGAACCACGGCGAAGTGCCCCCTGATTTCCAGATTCAGGCGCCCTACCCAGCTGCGGAGCTGGGAGCGCCCGGAACGACGCACGATGCCCGGCTGGAAGGGCTCCAGGCCGGGATGGGAAAGAGGAGAGCGTCGGGGCCGAAGAAGGAACGCCGGAGGACGGAAAGCATCAACACAGCTTTCGCCGAACTCAGGGAGTGCATCCCCAACGTGCCGGCGGACACAAAACTGTCAAAAATCAAAACTTTACGCCTGGCGACCAGTTACATCGCTTATCTGATGGACGTCCTGGCCAAAGACTCCGGGGAGACGGAGGGCTTTAAGGCCGAAATTAAGAAATTTGAAAACCGGGATTTGAAACGAAAACGGGAGCTG ACCGACGGCCTGCCGGAGTCCTTAGGAGCCGAGAAGAAGGTGAAAGGCCGGACTGGGTGGCCGCAGcaggtctgggctctggagCTGAACCAGTGA